The Kosakonia sacchari SP1 genome includes a window with the following:
- the bcsQ gene encoding cellulose biosynthesis protein BcsQ yields the protein MPLICVCSPKGGVGKTTLTANLAYALARAGSKVLALDFDVQNALRLHFGVPLSDGRGYVARAAESSDWSQFVLTAGGNIFVLPYGDVTEEQRLAFDERLTNDEHFLTRGLNTLLNYPGLIIVADFPPGPSAALKAMSRLADVHLVTLLADTASLSLLPYIENNRLTGDVLNRKAGHYFVVNQSDNRRQISRDVTAFMEQRLGNQLLGVLHRDESVAEANASQQSVFDFSPASAAAFDIELIAKRVAGILGVKIGDGTVHNSPRMSGL from the coding sequence ATGCCGTTGATTTGTGTGTGTTCGCCGAAAGGCGGTGTCGGAAAAACGACACTGACGGCAAACCTAGCCTACGCCCTTGCCCGCGCAGGCAGCAAAGTGCTGGCGCTTGATTTTGACGTGCAAAACGCGCTGCGTTTGCATTTTGGTGTGCCGCTGTCGGACGGACGCGGCTATGTGGCGCGCGCGGCGGAGTCTTCCGACTGGAGCCAGTTTGTGCTCACTGCGGGCGGCAATATTTTCGTGCTGCCGTATGGTGATGTCACGGAAGAGCAGCGCCTCGCCTTCGATGAGCGTTTAACGAATGACGAGCATTTTCTGACGCGCGGCCTGAATACGCTGCTCAACTATCCGGGCTTGATTATCGTTGCCGACTTTCCTCCGGGGCCGTCTGCGGCGCTGAAAGCGATGTCGCGGCTCGCGGATGTGCATTTAGTCACGCTGCTGGCCGATACTGCCTCGCTCTCACTGCTGCCGTATATCGAAAATAACCGCCTTACCGGCGATGTGCTGAACCGCAAAGCGGGTCACTACTTTGTGGTGAACCAGAGCGACAACCGCCGGCAAATCAGCCGCGATGTTACCGCGTTTATGGAACAACGCTTGGGCAATCAATTGCTTGGCGTGTTGCACCGCGATGAAAGTGTCGCCGAAGCCAATGCGTCGCAGCAGTCGGTATTTGATTTCAGCCCGGCGTCCGCCGCGGCGTTCGATATCGAACTGATTGCTAAACGGGTCGCCGGAATTTTGGGCGTCAAAATCGGTGACGGCACGGTACACAACTCGCCACGCATGTCAGGCCTCTAA